A segment of the Longimicrobiales bacterium genome:
TCTCGGCGGCACGCTGCGCCGACGCCGCCACCGCCCGCGCACGCTCCGCCGCCTGCTCCGCCGTCTGGACCACCTGGTCCACCGTGGCCGCCGTCTGTGTCACGGCCGCCATCGACTCGGTCGCCCCCGATGCCTGCTCGGTCGTCGTCGCCAGGATCTCCGCGGCGCTCGTCGCCAGCACGTTGCTCGTCTCCTGCAGCGGCTTGCTGACCGCGCGGTTCAGCAGCCACGCGGAAATGATCATCGCCAGCAGTGCGATGGCGAACGCAATCACGATCGCGGTCTGCGAGTTGCGCCCCGTCGCATCCGCGGTCTCCGTGATGTCGTCGACGCGCGCGCGGAGCGTCCGCACCAGCTCGTCTACGCGGCTCTCCACCTCCACGCGCGTCTGCGCCGCCGTGCGCCGCACCTGCAGCGACTCCTGCAGATCGGTCGCGAGCATGGCTTCCATCGAGGCATCCGTCTGCTGCACCCACTCCTCGAAGAGCTGCTGCGCTTCCCGCCACCCCTCCGCCTGCGCCGGATCCTCCGCCACCAGCGACACGAAGCTCGAGCGAGCGGCCGTGACGGCCGAGTCGCGCGCGGGACCCGCCGAACGTGATCGCTCCACCAGGATGCGCAGATACTCCACGTTCGACGTGCGCAACGCACCCATCGCATCCTGCGCGTGCCGCAGCACCACGTTCTCCGTGGTCATGGCGGTGCCGAACGCCGTCCGCGTCTGCTCGAGCTGCCTGACGGCAATCGTCGCGACACCCGCGAGCAGGAGGACTGCAATCGCATAGCCGAGAATGATTCGTCTGCTGACGGTCCAGGTCACGGTCTCACCTCAGTGGCAGGGCTGTTAACAGTGCGTTGCGCATCATGTGTAGGCGCGGATCAGCGCATCGGCGTCGAGAACCAGGACGGCGTCACTCGTGACGCCGCGCAACAGTGTATCTGCCTCGCCCTCGCGCGCGGGCAGCGGCCGGATCTGCGAGAGCGGCAACCGGCGCACGTCTTCGATCCCGTCGATCAGGATGCCGAACGCGGCCTGCCCGCCCGACGCGAGCGCGAGTACACGCTTGCGATCGGCGATGCCCTGGTGCGGACGGCCGAGTGCGCTGCCGAGGTCGAGCACGCGCAGCAGGTCGCCCCGCCAGGGCGTGAGCCCGATCACCGGCGGGCGCGCGCCCGGCAGCAGCGCGAGATCCCGCAGCGCAAAGATCTGCAGCAGGCATCCGAGCTCGACCGCGTAACGTTCCCGCCCGAACCGGAACACGGCCACTTCCACGGACTCGGCCGGCTCCTGCCGCAGCTTGCGCCGCGCAAGCTGCGCCGCGCGCATCTCGAGCAGCGCCCGCTCCCGTTCATCCTCCGGTAGCAGCGCCGG
Coding sequences within it:
- a CDS encoding methyl-accepting chemotaxis protein — protein: MTWTVSRRIILGYAIAVLLLAGVATIAVRQLEQTRTAFGTAMTTENVVLRHAQDAMGALRTSNVEYLRILVERSRSAGPARDSAVTAARSSFVSLVAEDPAQAEGWREAQQLFEEWVQQTDASMEAMLATDLQESLQVRRTAAQTRVEVESRVDELVRTLRARVDDITETADATGRNSQTAIVIAFAIALLAMIISAWLLNRAVSKPLQETSNVLATSAAEILATTTEQASGATESMAAVTQTAATVDQVVQTAEQAAERARAVAASAQRAAEIGRQGREAVELSSSAMDQVSTQVDTIGASILELAEQAQAIGEIITTVNDLAEQTNLLALNAAIEAARAGEQGRGFSVVAGEVRALAEQSKTSTVRVRQILGEIQRATSAAVMATEQGNKQVEQGAKQVREAGETIRKLAEAVQAASQAAAQISASASQQSTGMAQIKQAVGSIQQAAQQNLAATRQAEAAARELNRLGTQLTGLVGSEARRPSAA
- a CDS encoding chemotaxis protein CheW, which gives rise to MSDPRPALLPEDERERALLEMRAAQLARRKLRQEPAESVEVAVFRFGRERYAVELGCLLQIFALRDLALLPGARPPVIGLTPWRGDLLRVLDLGSALGRPHQGIADRKRVLALASGGQAAFGILIDGIEDVRRLPLSQIRPLPAREGEADTLLRGVTSDAVLVLDADALIRAYT